One Candidatus Delongbacteria bacterium genomic window carries:
- a CDS encoding fibronectin type III domain-containing protein gives MATLVQSGLPVGAVFVLQDNLFLVDRGGRQHGLLVRTGTIPETGVLSLGGLRDSNYALLFRPLHLVNQSRLSIDVGDRSTFRRRLEHVVPPPVILLSAVADGLDVELAWTHPADGFAGHRVVAQAQAAGSPVWRDVAETRDLQARRLVVTGLLGGTSYAFRVRQETVEGRYRGYSRSLVATTGEDERDNAANLQWGGSFEERVW, from the coding sequence ATGGCCACGCTGGTCCAGAGCGGCCTGCCGGTCGGCGCGGTCTTCGTCCTCCAGGACAATCTGTTCCTGGTGGACCGGGGCGGCCGGCAGCATGGCCTGCTCGTTCGCACGGGCACCATCCCGGAGACGGGCGTGCTCAGCCTGGGCGGCCTGCGCGACTCCAACTACGCCCTCCTGTTCCGACCTCTGCACCTGGTGAACCAGTCCCGGCTCTCCATCGACGTGGGGGATCGGTCCACGTTCCGACGGCGCCTGGAGCACGTGGTACCTCCGCCCGTCATCCTGCTCTCGGCGGTGGCGGATGGCCTGGACGTGGAGCTCGCCTGGACGCACCCGGCGGACGGCTTTGCGGGGCATCGGGTGGTGGCCCAAGCCCAAGCTGCAGGCAGCCCGGTTTGGCGGGACGTTGCCGAGACCCGGGACCTCCAAGCGCGCCGGCTGGTGGTGACTGGTCTTCTGGGAGGGACCAGTTACGCCTTCCGCGTGCGGCAGGAGACTGTGGAGGGGCGCTACCGGGGCTACAGCCGCAGCCTCGTGGCTACCACGGGCGAGGATGAGAGAGACAACGCGGCCAACCTGCAATGGGGCGGTTCGTTCGAAGAACGTGTCTGGTAG